A window of Gambusia affinis linkage group LG03, SWU_Gaff_1.0, whole genome shotgun sequence contains these coding sequences:
- the acsl2 gene encoding long-chain-fatty-acid--CoA ligase 1, giving the protein MQLQEWLRSLCHHAGLKGSEAEELWSLLPSLSTSSLLGLGALASLTVYWLLTRPRPVRPPCDLQAQSVAVDGDPSCRRSALLKDDNLLEFYYDDIKTVYEMFQRGLRISGNGPCLGYRKPGQPYEWISYAEVAQQAQWMGSGMIAKGCQQFVGVYSPNRPEWIISEMACYTYSMALVPLYDTLGTEAMVHILNLAEMSLVVCDREERAALLLECKEKGMTPKVSCLVLFNDFSQAFGERAKKCEVDVLNREQLMELGKQNLKDPVLPQPQDLAVVCFTSGTTGKPKGAMITHGNIASNTSSVIKILEGSFVIRQEDVSISYLPLAHMFERMIQLTMYCYGARVGFFQGDVSLLMDDIKTLKPTLFPVVPRILNRIYDKILGSVTSPLQRALLHFAVRRKQAELCRGIVRNNSLWDKLVFKKIQASLGGNLRFALTASAPISCTVLSFLRATMGCMICEGYGQTECTGGCTFSLIGDSSTGHVGAPLPCAMVKVVDIPDMNYFAKNGEGEICIRGPSVFKGYLKDPERTAEALDSDGWLHTGDVGQWLPNGTLRIIDRKKHIFKLCQGEYVAPEKIENVYMRSVPVLQVFVHGDSLQSYVVGIVVPDREVFVEWAKERAFVGSYQELCHNPDVKNAVLEDMRAVGKEAGLKSFEQVKDLYLHPEMFSIANGLLTPTLKSRRADIRRVFQEQLANMYKTPI; this is encoded by the exons ATGCAGCTCCAGGAGTGGTTGCGTTCGCTTTGCCACCACGCAGGACTCAAAGGCTCTGAGGCGGAGGAGCTGTGGAGTCTCCTGCCGTCCCTGTCGACTTCCTCTCTGCTGGGCTTAGGGGCCCTGGCGTCCCTCACCGTGTACTGGCTGCTGACCCGGCCCCGGCCCGTTCGTCCTCCCTGTGATCTGCAAGCCCAGTCCGTAGCTGTCGAT GGAGACCCCAGCTGCAGGAGGTCTGCTCTTCTTAAAGATGACAATCTGCTGGAGTTTTACTACGATGACATCAAGACGGTGTATGAGATGTTCCAGAGAGGTCTGAGGATATCAG GAAACGGTCCATGTCTTGGCTACAGGAAGCCCGGCCAGCCCTACGAGTGGATCTCCTACGCTGAG GTGGCTCAGCAGGCTCAGTGGATGGGGAGTGGGATGATTGCCAAAGGCTGCCAGCAGTTTGTTGGGGTTTACTCTCCAAACAGGCCAGAG TGGATCATCTCAGAGATGGCCTGCTACACCTACTCCATGGCTCTGGTTCCGCTGTACGACACGCTGGGGACGGAGGCCATGGTCCACATCCTCAACCTTG CTGAGATGTCCCTGGTTGTCTGTGACCGAGAGGAGAGGGCAGCGTTGTTGCTGGAGTGCAAAGAGAAAGGCATGACTCCCAAAGTCTcctgtctggttctgttcaaCGACTTCAGCCAAGCCTTTGGAGAGAGGGCGAAGAAGTGCGAGGTGGACGTCCTGAACCGGGAGCAGCTCATG GAGCTGGGAAAGCAGAACCTCAAAGATCCCGTG CTGCCCCAACCTCAGGATCTGGCCGTGGTTTGCTTCACCAGTGGAACCACAG GGAAGCCCAAGGGAGCCATGATCACCCACGGGAACATCGCCTCCAATACTTCCTCTGTCATTAAGATCCTGGAG GGTTCGTTTGTGATCCGGCAAGAGGATGTGTCGATCTCTTACCTGCCTCTTGCCCACATGTTCGAGAGGATGATCCAG CTCACAATGTACTGCTACGGAGCCCGAGTGGGGTTCTTCCAGGGTGACGTTTCTCTTCTCATGGACGACATTAAAACTCTCAAGCCGACCCTCTTCCCCGTCGTGCCGCGTATTCTTAATCGCATCTACGATAAG ATCCTGGGTTCTGTTACCTCTCCGCTTCAGCGGGCTCTGCTTCACTTCGCTGTCCGGAGAAAGCAGGCCGAGCTCTGCAGAGGGATTGTGCGCAACAACAGTCTGTGGGATAAACTGGTGTTCAAGAAAATTCAG GCCAGTTTAGGAGGTAATCTCCGGTTTGCCTTGACTGCCTCAGCTCCCATCTCCTGCACTGTGTTGTCCTTCCTCAGAGCCACGATGGGCTGCATGATATGCGAGGGTTACGGACAGACAGAGTGCACTGGAGGCTGCACTTTCTCTTTGATAGGAGACTCCAGCACAG gtcATGTCGGAGCTCCTTTGCCATGCGCTATGGTGAAGGTGGTGGACATCCCTGATATGAACTACTTCGCTAAGAATGGAGAAGGAGAG ATCTGCATCCGCGGCCCCAGTGTGTTCAAGGGTTATCTGAAGGACCCGGAGAGGACAGCGGAGGCCTTGGACAGTGACGGCTGGCTTCACACTGGGGATGTGGGCCAATGGCTACCA AACGGCACGCTGCGCATCATCGACAGGAAGAAGCACATCTTCAAGCTGTGCCAGGGAGAGTACGTCGCTCCAGAGAAGATAGAGAACGTCTACATGCGTTCTGTTCCCGTCCTCCAGGTGTTTGTGCATGGAGACAGTTTGCAG TCCTATGTTGTAGGTATAGTTGTCCCTGACCGAGAGGTGTTTGTTGAATGGGCTAAGGAGCGGGCCTTTGTGGGGTCCTACCAGGAACTGTGCCATAACCCA GATGTAAAGAACGCAGTATTAGAAGACATGAGGGCTGTGGGGAAGGAAGCAGGGCTGAAGTCCTTTGAACAG gTGAAGGATCTTTATTTACACCCGGAGATGTTTAGCATCGCCAACGGCCTTCTCACGCCCACCCTAAAGAGCAGACGAGCCGACATCCGCAGGGTGTTTCAGGAACAGCTAGCCAACATGTACAAGACTCCGATTTAA